The segment CCGACCTCGCTCAGACCCAGTGGTTGTCGTGCTCTCGCATGAACCGGTCGTAGGCGTCGCCGTCGAGGTTGCCCATCCCGGCGGCCAGCCCCTCGAAGTAGGCCTCGCGCGGTGCGCCCGGCGCGAAGTGGAGGAGCATCTTGGCGGCCCCGTCCTGGTTGCGGAAGCCGTGGATCCCGCCTGCGGGGACGTGGGCGAAGTCGCCGGCGTGGCACGTCACCCAGTCGGTCCCGTCGTAGATCGTGACGGTGCCCTCGAGGACGTAGAACGACTCGGTGATGGTGCGGTGGAAGTGGGCGCCCGGGCCGCTCTCGGGTCCGGCGAACTCCCACCGGTAGAGGCCGAAGGTGCCCTGGGTGGCTGTGCCCTGGGCGAGGTAGAAGACCTTGTTGCCGTTGGGGTAGACCACGGCGGGCTCGACGTCCGCCGGCACGACGTGGGCCGACACCTCGCCGGAGTCGCCGTGGTAGATCGGCGGTGGGTAGCTCATCGAGGTCCCTTCAGGCCGTGGCCGGCTGGTTGATGCGGACGTGGTTGCCGAACGGGTCGCGGATGCCGAAGTCGGTGCCGTAGGGCTGCTCGACCGGCTCCTGGGTGATCTCGACACCGGCGTCGCGGAGCGCGGCGTAGGTCGCGTGCACGTCGTCGCTGAGCAGGAAGACCCCGCCGAGCGCGCCCTTGGCCACGAGCTCGCGCACCTGTGCGGCGGTCGTCTCGTCGTGCATGGGCGCCCCGACGAGCTCGAGCAGGATCGAGGTGTCCTGGCCCGGGACGCCGACGGTCAGCCAGCGCATGAATCCGAGGTCGATGTCGTCGCGCACCTCGAAGCCGAGGTGGGTGGTGTAGAAGTCGAGCGCCTCGTCCTGGTCGAGGACCGGCACGCTGCGGATGTGGAGGCTGGTGATGTGGTTGGTGTTCA is part of the Nocardioides cavernae genome and harbors:
- a CDS encoding VOC family protein: MNTNHITSLHIRSVPVLDQDEALDFYTTHLGFEVRDDIDLGFMRWLTVGVPGQDTSILLELVGAPMHDETTAAQVRELVAKGALGGVFLLSDDVHATYAALRDAGVEITQEPVEQPYGTDFGIRDPFGNHVRINQPATA
- a CDS encoding cupin domain-containing protein; amino-acid sequence: MSYPPPIYHGDSGEVSAHVVPADVEPAVVYPNGNKVFYLAQGTATQGTFGLYRWEFAGPESGPGAHFHRTITESFYVLEGTVTIYDGTDWVTCHAGDFAHVPAGGIHGFRNQDGAAKMLLHFAPGAPREAYFEGLAAGMGNLDGDAYDRFMREHDNHWV